In Heptranchias perlo isolate sHepPer1 chromosome 9, sHepPer1.hap1, whole genome shotgun sequence, the sequence TTCAACTATTGAGCTCTGAGATTGGTTGCATGTGCTGTCAGATGCAATGACATATACAGAATATAACTGGCCACACAGTAACATGGGCGTTCTACATGATGTGTCTGATGTTCTGCACGACTGGATGTTCCCATTGGGTCCTTCAGTAATGGCAGTGTACCAGAGTGCACCTTTACTATAGTCCCACGACACCAAAGCAGTATTTAGGTTACAATCCAGTCTTACATCTACATTCTGTGGGTTGCAAGGGACTGTAAAAAACCAAAAAATTTAAAGTCGATGTAAGATAATAGAATCAACCATCAGTGTAAGTTCAAATAAATAAAAGGATGGATGAATTTACTAAATAGTCAATAATTCCACTGCACCTTGTCATTGTAAAAACACAGGAAACAGAATAGGAAATTAAAGCAAAAAGTGTATCCATTAATTCACAAAAATAAACACCATAAACGTAGAGCACCATTAATTCTGTACCATAATAGCCATAACAAGTAACTAACTGGAGCCTCACCCACATGAAGAAATTAAATTGCTCTTCAAAATGCAATCGTGTAACTTAAGTATGTTGTTTGCAGGATTATTCCAAACAGTTAGTGATAGCACTGATTCTAGTCTGTGCATCACTCATCTGCTAGTGGCACTGACTAAAATAATAGGATGTTTTGTCATTATCTTCCCGCATTGACTGAGCAGTTTTAACTGTTCCCACTCGTTTTCCTTGATCCCATTATTGCTGACATTATGCCGAAAAAACACACATTTAATTACTGCCTGTGGAACAAAAGACTTCATTTGTTAAAATGCCACACAATGTCTTGTGGAAATAAGTGATACCTGCATGTACATTCACCACTGCACTCTGGGGACTTTTACAGATGTTGTCCGTTGCTACAACAGAGATTGTATAAAATTCACCACACTGCAGATGTGGGATTTGAGCCTTTGTATCGCTTGTGTTGAATAAAGCTGTGACTTGTTGACTATCTCGAGCGGACACAGTGTATAACTTTGCTCCATCGGTGTCATCCCATGAGAAGGAGACCGCATTCGAATCACAGTTCAGCTCAGCTGTTAGATTCTCAGGAATGCACGGTGCTAGTTGGAAAACACAAATGAATATCAATCATCTCTCTTTCTCATAAATATCACAGTAAACTAATGTAAAACTATTTCCATAGTGGATATTATTTAAGGAGAAATAGCATTACCGGTTTGGATTTGGACAGAAGTACTTGAAATGCCATTCCGACTATAACTCAGTGTTGTTACAGTTATGTTATAGGACTGTCCACAATGTAAATCCAGCACTTCATAGCGTGTCTCTGTTGtgttgtgtgaatgtgtatgtccATCACTTCCTTCTGCAGTTATATCAAATGACATAGCCCCAAGGGACCGTCCCCATGATACTACTACTTGATTAGAATTACAGTCCACATTCGCAAATATTTCATCTGGGGCACAGGGTGCTgtagaaaaggaaaaataaacatTAATATCCACAAGGTTAATGTGAGAAAACCTTGGTCAAATGGACCTTGTCAACAGCTCATAGAACGTAAATAATCTTGATAAAGCAGTCACCTTTATATTCCACATTGTGACTACTCAATCCAGCTGTTATGTTTTAGGGCCAACAAATTCCAGCTCAGGACTCCACGTCACTATGGTCTGTAGCCAGTTTGACTCTCAAGTCTCCAACTGCTTTCTCTGAATGTTGAACCTTTGTATCAATGATGCCAGATGGGATAGAACAATGATGATCCTGAAATCCTTACTTTATTGCTGGTATCCATGGTGACTGGTGATGGTTACCGTGTGGAGGCTCAACGGGGATGAAATCAGTGGATCATGGGGCTGCACTCCTGCCACTGTCTACAGTAGCACCCTGGAACCCCACTGAAGGATGGAAGATCCAGGACATCAGGCTGGTACATGTGCTGTTCATTTAGGTTGGTAGGACAGTGATTCTGTGTCCAGGTTTAGTTTTGGCACAGATTCATATCAAAGTAGGCACTTCTGAATTACGACTAATTGGGTCGGTCCAGTGGGTGGCTGAAACAGACAGGTGCCTTTCTCTATACTAATACTATAACTCAATATTGGGGTCAATTTTTAACCCTACCCATCCATTGGTAACTAGGTGAGTGGGCAATTAAAAATCTGCAACTTGTAGGACTCGGTTGATAGGTCAATGCAGTCCAATAATACTTTAAACCTGCATCTGTCATTTCTGTTCCAgttgaaagatcccacagcacattTTTTGAAGAGCCAGGCGTTGTCTCACCAGGGAGTTGTCCCTTactaacaccatcaaaacagattaacttgtaATTCAGTTCAATGGCTGTTTATGagtccttgctgtgtgtaaattggctgctcaaTTTTCCTACATAATGAgaatgacttcacttcaaaagtaatctctTGATTGTGAAGTGTGTTGATATGTCCTGAGgagatgaaaggtgttatataaatgcaggttctttctttctatattacCTGTCTGAATCTCATAACTGGAGCCTTGGAAACTACTGCAATTTTCACCAAAAGCGACTACAGCGATGTTATATATTTGGCCGCAGTGAAGATCTGGGATTAGACAGTTTGTTTCAGACGTGGTACAGGTGGCTGTGTGTCCATCACTCCCTTCTGCTGTTGCAGTGTATGACACTGTGCGATTACTCGGCTCCCATGTTACAAAGGCAGTGACAATCTCACAATCAGCttgaacattctgaggggggcaTGGTactttggggaggggggaaaagagaaatgAGATGTCATGAATTAGTGATATCAGTGCAGAGTTCCAATGATTTCCTTTGATTCCAAACTCAGAAAATAAACACCCAAGTGGAGAACCCTAATAACCGTGGAAGAATTAGATTCCCATTCAGAGACACTGAATTTGAATTCAACATGGACTGTAATTCCTGATTGGGCCTTTAGTCCACGGGTAGGTTTCACAAGTTTGTTTGCTTGGCTCTCGAGAGGCTGCCTCATTGTGTAAGGAAAGGGAAAATTTCTTCTTCCATCCTAGAAAGAGAGCCTTGTAGTCCCTAATATAAAGTATTAATGTTAGTAGCTGGATAGAAACCCATTCAAAATCTCTTGAATGAGGTCACCACAGAGGGTAAGCTAAGTGTCCCCATAACCTCCTAAATTACAATTGTGACCTTCCTGGATCTCAACCCTCGGAAcagcacttcctactgcacaagtGTAATGTTTCCCACACATCACAAAGTTCTTTAGAAATTTTACCTGTTTCAGTTTCAAAAATGGAAGTGTTTATACTCTGACAATAACCATCCATCGCTTTTACAGTTATGAAATATGTTTGACTGCAGTGCAGATCTAGGAAATGACAGTGTGTCTCTGTTCTGTTACACATTGTTATGTGTCCATCTTGTCCTTCTGCTGTTGTAACGTACCACACCGCACCATCACTCTTCTCCCATGACACTGACGTACTCTTGGTGTCACAGTCTAGATTGGTGTAAATATACTGGGGCGCACATGGGGCTGAAAAATACAGAAACACAGACTTGCTGTTACAGGGCAAGAAACATCTTTAATccaaaatgttcaaaatcataaatcactgtaattattttttgcttctgaacaatatttaatttattcagATATTTTCTTTCAATAAATAAAATCCTCTAACATATTTGACTGCACCTGTTGGAATATTTACTAAGGAAAATCCTGGGTTTTTATAAACAGGAGGTTACATCAAGTTAAATCAAaacttcagcacagaaacaggacattcggccctaCTGGTCGATGCCGGCGttaactccacacgagcctcctccctccctacttcatctaaccccatcaggatacccttttattcctttcgccctcatgtgtttatctagcttccccttaaatgtatctatgctagtcgcctcaactactccttgcggaagcgcattccacattctaatcactctctgggtaaagaggtttctcctgaattccctattggatttattacccactattttatacttatgacctccaatttggactcccccactagtggaaacgttttctctatgtctaccctatccaaACCCTATCATTGTCTTAAAGACCCctataaggtcacccctcagcattctcttttctagagaaaagagtccccgcctgttca encodes:
- the LOC137324911 gene encoding fibronectin type III domain-containing protein 7-like; its protein translation is MQCNSSQSSAFTIKTVPCVPQNVDAHVDCDVGFMAVSWELSEGAISYTATAEGSNVQQCSANDTLCDITDLYCGETYAITVHAQDDSCDSAESPSITMKTVSCIPQNLDVQLDCNTNDASVSWTHTKGAVSYSATAEGSDGDTVSCDTVNRECQINDLHCGQMYNLTVAALDGVCDSSQSSKFEFSSAPCAPQYIYTNLDCDTKSTSVSWEKSDGAVWYVTTAEGQDGHITMCNRTETHCHFLDLHCSQTYFITVKAMDGYCQSINTSIFETETVPCPPQNVQADCEIVTAFVTWEPSNRTVSYTATAEGSDGHTATCTTSETNCLIPDLHCGQIYNIAVVAFGENCSSFQGSSYEIQTAPCAPDEIFANVDCNSNQVVVSWGRSLGAMSFDITAEGSDGHTHSHNTTETRYEVLDLHCGQSYNITVTTLSYSRNGISSTSVQIQTAPCIPENLTAELNCDSNAVSFSWDDTDGAKLYTVSARDSQQVTALFNTSDTKAQIPHLQCGEFYTISVVATDNICKSPQSAVVNVHAVPCNPQNVDVRLDCNLNTALVSWDYSKGALWYTAITEGPNGNIQSCRTSDTSCRTPMLLCGQLYSVYVIASDSTCNQSQSSIVEIQTAPCSPQNVSAYLDCATHTTSVLWEQSDGAMFYTAIAEGMEGDRYPCNATETSCEITDLPCGQIYSITILAMDGNCTSLPSPAFEIQTGIPQLILSDTDQSLSPSHTCCIACIVAVMLDLMQLLDICMQH